Proteins from a genomic interval of Candidatus Methanoperedens sp.:
- a CDS encoding 30S ribosomal protein S27ae, producing the protein MAVHEFYEVSGNKAKKIRQSCPRCGPGVFLGEHNNRYACGKCGYTEFKK; encoded by the coding sequence ATGGCAGTACATGAATTTTACGAAGTAAGTGGAAATAAAGCAAAAAAGATCAGGCAGTCATGTCCGCGATGCGGTCCGGGCGTATTTCTCGGAGAGCACAATAACAGGTACGCATGCGGGAAGTGCGGTTATACTGAATTCAAGAAATAA
- a CDS encoding DNA-directed RNA polymerase has translation MYKKMRLADTVRIAPELLGEPVEEAVKLALRDKLEGLVDKKIGAIVAIKDVIEVGEGHILGGDAGVYYDTVFDAVTFMPELQEIIEGSVLEVVEFGIFVGLGPLDGLVHVSQLTDEFVSYDEKNSRLITKESGRSITVGDRVRARIVAVSLNEREPRDSKIGLTMRQHALGKLDWLEEARKPKEGPEEKAKPKKKKKEETEIKKVEESKKGEA, from the coding sequence ATGTATAAAAAAATGAGATTGGCAGACACGGTTAGGATTGCACCTGAATTACTTGGTGAACCTGTAGAGGAAGCAGTCAAGCTCGCGTTGCGCGACAAACTTGAAGGCCTCGTGGATAAAAAAATCGGGGCAATAGTGGCAATAAAAGATGTCATAGAAGTGGGAGAAGGGCATATACTGGGCGGGGATGCCGGAGTTTATTATGATACGGTCTTCGATGCAGTGACCTTCATGCCCGAACTTCAGGAAATCATAGAAGGAAGCGTTCTCGAGGTCGTTGAGTTCGGCATATTTGTGGGTTTGGGTCCGCTTGACGGTCTTGTCCATGTCAGCCAGCTTACAGATGAGTTCGTGAGCTACGATGAGAAAAATTCCCGCCTGATAACCAAGGAATCCGGCCGCTCAATTACCGTTGGGGATCGCGTTCGAGCAAGGATAGTCGCAGTGAGCCTCAACGAGCGTGAGCCTAGGGACAGCAAGATCGGTCTCACCATGCGCCAGCATGCCCTTGGAAAATTGGACTGGCTTGAAGAAGCACGTAAACCAAAGGAAGGTCCTGAAGAAAAAGCAAAACCAAAGAAGAAAAAGAAAGAAGAAACAGAGATAAAGAAAGTGGAAGAGTCCAAAAAGGGTGAAGCATAA
- a CDS encoding DNA-binding protein → MKRKVILDTNGLMIPGQFGVDIFSELGRLGFDSYLVPRAAVRELEGIHAQARGKDRAAAKIGLSLLDRCTIIEKEGSADEVILEMALETKAACLTSDAELKKRLCSKGVTIVHLRDKTHLSL, encoded by the coding sequence ATGAAGAGGAAAGTGATACTGGATACCAACGGACTGATGATCCCTGGCCAGTTCGGGGTGGACATTTTTTCGGAACTGGGAAGATTGGGTTTCGATTCGTATCTTGTCCCACGGGCTGCGGTCAGAGAGCTTGAAGGAATTCATGCACAGGCCAGAGGAAAGGATAGGGCCGCGGCCAAGATCGGCCTTTCCCTGCTGGACAGGTGTACGATTATTGAAAAAGAAGGATCTGCAGATGAAGTGATTCTTGAAATGGCCCTTGAAACAAAAGCCGCCTGTCTTACCAGTGATGCAGAATTAAAGAAAAGATTATGTAGTAAGGGAGTTACTATTGTACACCTTCGGGACAAGACGCATTTAAGTTTATAA
- a CDS encoding DNA-directed RNA polymerase, subunit E'' produces MAENVCKECHRIVTGQVCQVCNSTSLTSDWSGYVVIIDPAKSQIAKRLSVTLPGKYALKVR; encoded by the coding sequence ATGGCCGAGAACGTCTGCAAAGAATGCCACAGGATAGTCACAGGGCAGGTATGCCAGGTCTGCAATTCAACATCCCTGACCTCAGACTGGAGCGGCTATGTAGTGATCATCGACCCTGCAAAATCCCAGATCGCAAAAAGACTGAGTGTTACGTTACCAGGGAAGTACGCATTAAAGGTGCGATAG
- a CDS encoding DUF359 domain-containing protein — MKRYCLPSELRTELRKLHGELYRGDGIETARRIIGDLIHPTKIITVGDIVTFNLLNAGLVPNISFVDDRTKRSRASDEVTHGTKHPRFQTIMVENPPGTITEELLQEVSKAMESENPVRIFVKGEEDLAALPAIAMAPISSVVIYGLPEEGAVLVRVTDQKKKEIQSLLDRMKCKEEK, encoded by the coding sequence TTGAAAAGATACTGCCTCCCGAGCGAATTAAGGACCGAACTCCGGAAACTCCATGGGGAACTTTACCGGGGGGATGGGATCGAAACCGCAAGACGGATCATCGGAGATTTGATACACCCCACTAAAATAATCACTGTTGGAGATATCGTGACGTTCAATCTCCTGAACGCGGGGCTGGTTCCGAATATATCCTTCGTGGATGACAGGACAAAGCGAAGCCGCGCTTCCGATGAAGTAACGCATGGTACGAAGCATCCCCGTTTTCAAACCATTATGGTCGAAAACCCGCCGGGAACGATAACGGAAGAACTATTGCAGGAAGTATCAAAAGCTATGGAATCCGAAAATCCCGTAAGAATATTTGTCAAGGGCGAGGAGGATCTGGCTGCTTTACCCGCGATTGCGATGGCACCCATTTCATCAGTAGTTATATATGGGTTGCCGGAGGAAGGGGCGGTATTGGTCAGAGTAACAGATCAAAAGAAAAAAGAAATCCAATCATTACTTGATAGAATGAAATGCAAGGAGGAAAAATAA
- a CDS encoding 30S ribosomal protein S24e: MELQIIKDKTNPFLNRREISLRIKNKGTPSRIEVKNKLAALANSKPELIVIEHLDTEFGGHEVLGAASIYQSEERLKQLAHQHLVVRGMPKAAEGAAAEATPKEAAAPEAKKEAKPEAKKEPEAKKETKAEAKKEPEKK; the protein is encoded by the coding sequence ATGGAACTTCAAATCATTAAAGACAAGACAAATCCCTTTTTGAACAGAAGAGAGATCTCTTTAAGAATTAAGAACAAGGGAACACCCTCGAGGATAGAAGTAAAGAATAAGCTTGCCGCATTAGCTAATTCCAAACCCGAATTGATTGTCATAGAGCATCTTGACACGGAATTCGGGGGACATGAAGTTCTTGGGGCGGCCAGCATTTATCAGAGTGAAGAGAGACTGAAGCAACTGGCACATCAGCATCTCGTTGTAAGAGGGATGCCCAAAGCTGCTGAGGGTGCCGCAGCAGAGGCCACACCTAAAGAGGCAGCAGCACCTGAAGCCAAGAAGGAAGCGAAGCCAGAAGCAAAGAAGGAACCTGAAGCCAAAAAGGAAACAAAGGCTGAAGCAAAGAAAGAACCTGAAAAGAAGTGA